The Cellulosimicrobium sp. ES-005 genome segment GAAGAGCACCTCGCCCTCCTCGAGCGAGGACAGGACGGCCGCGAGGTCCCCGGCGTGCTGGATCGCCGGCCCGGACGTGACGCGCAGCGACGTCCCGAGCTCCGCCGCGATGATCATGGCGAGCGTCGTCTTCCCGAGCCCGGGTGGCCCGGACAGCAGCACGTGGTCCGGCGAGCTCCCGCGGGCGAGCGCGGCCTGGAGCACGAGCGAGAGCTGGTCGCGCACGACGGCCTGCCCGACGAACTCCTCGAGCCTGCGGGGGCGCAGCGCCGCCTCGGCGGCGCGCTCGAGGTCGTCCGCTCCCGCCGCGACGATCCGCTCGGACGAGAACGTGCCGTCCCCGCCGAAGCCGTCCACGCCCACCTGGTCGAAGTTCGCCACGGTCAGCCCCTCGGTCCGCCGAGGACGCGCAGCGCGGCACGCAGCGCGCCGGCCACGTCGGGCGCCTCGACGACGTCGACACCGGCCTCGGCGAGGACGGTGGAGACGGCGTCGTCCGCGGCCTTGAGGTTCCAGCCGAGCCCGACGAGCGCCTCGACCACCTGGTCCCGACGGTCGTCGACCGGGCGCGGGCCGGTCCCGGTGGCCGGCGCGCCCGCCCCGGGGGCGTCGGCCCCGGTGGGCGGCCCGAGCTTGTCGCCCAGCTCGAGCGCGATCCGCTGCGCGCCCTTGGTGCCGATGCCGGGGACACGCACCAGGGCGGCGATGTCGCCACCTCCCACGGCGCGTCGCAGGGCGTCGGGCGTGTGCACCGCGAGCATCGCGAGCGCGAGCCGCGGCCCGACGCCGCTGACGGTCTGGACGGTCTCGAAGACGGTCCGCTCGTCGTCGTCGGCGAACCCGTAGAGGGTGAAGGAGTCCTCGCGGACCACGAGGCTCGTCGCGAGCCGAGCGTCCTCGCCCACGCGCAGGCCCGCGAGGGTCGCCGGCGTGGCGTGCACGAGGTAGCCCACTCCCCCGACCTCGAGCACGGCGCGGTCGAGCTGGACGCTCGCCACGACTCCGCTCAGCGACGCGATCACCCAGGCTCCTCTCCCGGTCGGCTCCGCCGACCTGGTCCGATGGTCCGCCGGCGCGACGACCGCGGACGGCGCCGAGAAGGTGTGTCGAACACCCGTACGACCGCGGTCACTCTAGCAAGGTGCGCCCACGCCCCGGCCGACCGACACGGGCGCCGTCAGCGCGGTGCCCGCCGGGCCTTCGCCGCGTGCTCGGCCGCGGCCCAGGCACGCTGCGCCGGCGTCAGCTCGTGCCGCTCGCCGCCCTGGAGCGCGCCCGAGGGTCGCCACAGGTGGCAGATCGCGAGCGCGAGCGCGTCGGCGGCGTCCGCGGGCCTCGGCGGCTCCGCGAGCCCCAGGATGCTCGCGACCATGCGCTGGACCTGCTCCTTGCCCGCGCGCCCGCTCCCCGTGACCGCAGCCTTGACCTCGGACGGCGTGTGCAGCGCGACGGGGACGCCCCGCTTTGCCGCGCCGACCATCGCGAGACCCGCGGCCTGGGCCGTGCCCATCACGGTCCCGACGTTGTGCTGGGCGAACACGCGCTCGACCGCGACGACGTCCGGAACGTGCTCGTCGAACCACGCGTCGAGCCGCTCCGCGATCCGCAGCAGCCGCAGGTCCACGCTGAGGTCCGGGTCCGTCCGGATCACGCCGACGGCCACGAGCTCGGCCCGCCGCCCCCGCGCGGAGTCCACCACCCCGACGCCGCACCGGGTCAGCCCAGGATCCACACCGAGAACGCGCACCCCGCTAGCCTCCCACGAGCCGACGACGGAACCTCGGCGCCTCGCGGGCACGCACCGAGGTGAGCCGACACCGGCGGGGTGGGTGGGACGCGCGCGGTCGTGGCGGGCCTGGCGGGAGCCGCGAGGGACGAGCGGCGGATGGTAGACCGCGCGCGTCCCACCCACCCCGCACCCAGGGCGACCAGACCTCACCTCGGGCGAACCCAGCGGTCAGTCGTCGTTCTCGAGCTCCGCCATGACCTCGTCCGACGCGTCGAAGTTCGCGTAGACGTTCTGCACGTCGTCGCTGTCCTCGAGCGCGTCGATGAGGCGCAGGATCTTGCGCGCGCCGTCGGCGTCGACCTCGACCTCCATGGACGGGTGCCAGATCGAGTCGGCGGAGTCGTACTCGAGCCCCGCCTCCTGGATCGCCGTGCGCACGGCGACGAGGTCGCTCGCCTCGCACAGGACCTCGATGACCTCGCCGGAGTCGGTGACCTCCTCGGCGCCCGCCTCGAGCGCGGCGAGCATGACGTCGTCCTCGGTCACGCCGTCCGCCTTCGGCACGACGACGAGGCCCTTGCGCGAGAAGAGGTAGGACACGGAGCCCGGGTCGGCGAGGTTGCCGCCGTTGCGGCTGAACGCGAGGCGGACCTCGGAGGCCGCCCGGTTCTTGTTGTCGGTGAGGCACTCGACCAGGACGGCGATGCCGTTGGGGCCGTAGCCCTCGTACATGATCGTCTGGTAGTCGACGGCGTCGGCGCCCGTGCCGGACCCGCGCTTGACGGCGCGGTCGATGTTGTCGTTGGGGACCGACGACTTCTTCGCCTTCTGGATGGCGTCGAACAGCGTCGGGTTGCCCGCGGGGTCACCGCCGCCGGTGCGCGCCGCGACCTCGATGTTCTTGATGAGCTTCGCGAAGAGCTTGCCGCGCTTGGCGTCGATGGCCGCCTTCTTGTGCTTGGTCGTGGCCCACTTGGAGTGCCCTGACATGCGTTCCTACCCCTTCGCGATTCTGACGAACAGCTCGTGCACGCGCGCGTCCCCGGAGATCTCCGGGTGGAACGAGGTGGCGAGCAGCGATCCCTGCTGGACTGCGACGATCCTACCGGCGGCGGCCGCGGGGATGCCGGGCGCCTCGTGATCGGGGATGCGCGCGAGCACGTCGACGCCCGGGCCGACCTCCTCGACCCACGGCGCGCGGATGAACACCGCGTGCACGGTGCCCGCCCCCTCGGCCCCGGCGCGACCGCCGTCCTGGGGGGCGATGCCGGCGAACGCGAGGTCGGTCTCGAACGAGTCGACCTGCCGGCCAAAGGCGTTGCGCCGGACCGTCACGTCGAGCCCGCCGATGGTCCGCTGGTCGGCCGTGCCGCCGAGGATGCGGTCCGCGAGCAGGATCATGCCGGCGCACGAGCCGTAGACCGGCAGGCCCTCGGCGATGCGTGCGCGCAGCGGCTCGTCGAGCTCGAAGATCCGCAGGAGCTTCTCGATGGTGGTCGACTCGCCCCCGGGGAGCACGAGCCCGTCGACCGCGGCGAGCTCCTCGGGGCGCCGCACGCCGACCGTGCGCGCGCCGGCGGCCTCGAGCGCGGCGCGGTGCTCGCGCACGTCGCCCTGCAGCGCCAGGACTCCGATCGTGGTCGTCACGAACGGGAATGATACGTCCGTCGCCGCCCGCACCCCGCCACACCGGTTGCTAGCCTCGCCGTCGTGACCACTCCGCCCGGCCCCGGACCGACACCGCCGTATCCTGCCCAGCCGCCGTCCGGGTATCCCGGTCCTTCGGTCCCGTACCCCGGTCTCCCGCCCCGTCCGCCGCGGAGCACGCGCGGCGCGACGGTCCTGATCGTGGTCGGCGCGGTCCTGCTGGCGGTCGCGCTCGTCGCCGGCGTCCTGGGCGCCACGACCTTCCTGCGGGCGCTGCCGACGGGCGTCGTCGACAGCACGGGCGCCCCCGGCTCGGCCGCGCTCGCCTCCGGCGACGTCCCGGGCGAGGCGGACGTCGCGCTCTCGGGCGGTCGACCGTTCAGCGTGTGGGCGGTCGTGCCGATCGGCGCCGAGGGATTCGACGCCGACGACGTCACCGTGACCTGCCCCGACGGCGACCTCGACGTGCGGCACCCCTCCGTCTCCGGGAGCTCCGGCTTCGGCTCGCACGAGGCGACGACCGTCGCCGAGGTGACCTCGCCGTCGGCCCAGACGTGCACCGTGGCCGTCGCCCAGGGCGACGCGTCCCCCGGGGCGACGTTCGTCGTCACCGAGGGCTGGCGGTTCGGCGAGTTCTTCGCGACGGTCGGCGGCACGATCCTGCTGTGGTTCGTCGCGATCGGCGGGGCGGTCCTCGGTCTGGGGCTCCTCGTCGGCGGGATCGTGTGGCGGGTCGTCGCCCGTCGTCCGTAGCACCGGGCAGGCACTCGCGCGCCGCGGCGGGACTGCCGCGTCGGCCCGGACCTCAGTCCTCGCGAGCTGTCCCGAGGTGGTGCGTGACGCCGTCCCACCCGCGCAGCAGCGGCGCGACGAGGTCGGCCAGGCCCTCGGGGAACACCTCGATCTCGACGCCGCGCAGGTCGTCGAGCGACCACCAGCGCATCTCGTCGACGACGTCGTGCTCGACGTCGGTCCACCCGTCCCGGCTCAGCTCGCCGCGGGCGGTGGTGCCGTCCGTGCGCGCGAGGTAGAGCACCTCGTCCTGGCGGCAGTGCCGGCGGTAGAAGTCGAAGATCGCGCTGCGCGTGTAGACCGGACCCACGAGCGCGTCCGGGTCGAGCCGGATCCCGGTCTCCTCGTGGACCTCGCGCAGCGCCGCGTCGCGGTCGCTCTCACCGGGGTCGACGCCCCCGCCGATGGTGAACCACCACGAGCGCTCGGGCTGGTCCACGTCGTGCCCGCGGGCCAGGAGGATCCGGTCGGCGTCGTCGAGGAGCAGGACGCGGGCGCCCCGACGGAAGTAGAGCCCGTCGTCCCCGAGAACCCAGTCGGGTCCCAGGGACGACGGCGCTCCGGCGGCCTCGGCCATGCGCGCGCGTCAGCCGTCCGTCGCCGGCACTGCGACGGACGGCAGGCCCGTGGCGCGCTCCGTCACCAGCCGCGCTCGGCGAACTGGATCGACCGCGCCGGCTCGTCGACGTTGAGGCCGACCATCGCCTCGCCCAGACCGCGCGAGACCTTCGCGACGACGTCCGGGTCGTCGTAGAACGTCGTCGCCTTGACGATCGCGGCGGCACGCTGCTCCGGGTTGCCGGACTTGAAGATGCCGGAGCCGACGAAGACGCCCTCGGCGCCGAGCTGCATCATCATCGCGGCGTCCGCCGGCGTCGCGATGCCGCCCGCGGTGAACATGACGACGGGCAGCTTGCCCGTGGCGGCGACCTCCTGGACGAGGTCGTACGGCGCCTGGAGCTCCTTCGCCGCGACGAACAGCTCGTCCTCGGGGAGCGAGGCGAGGCGGCGGATCTCGGCGCGGATGGTGCGCATGTGCGTCGTCGCGTTGGAGACGTCGCCGGTGCCCGCCTCGCCCTTCGAGCGGATCATCGCCGCGCCCTCGGCGATGCGGCGCAGCGCCTCGCCGAGGTTCGTCGCCCCGCACACGAAGGGGACCGTGAACTGCCACTTGTCGATGTGGTGGGTGTAGTCGGCGGGCGTGAGCACCTCGGACTCGTCGACGTAGTCCACGCCGAGCGACTGGAGGACCTGCGCCTCGACGAAGTGGCCGATGCGGGCCTTCGCCATGACCGGGATCGAGACGGCCTCGATGATGCCGTCGATCATGTCGGGGTCGGACATGCGCGAGACCCCGCCCTGCGCTCGGATGTCCGCGGGGACGCGCTCGAGGGCCATGACCGCGACCGCGCCGGCGTCCTCGGCGATCTTCGCCTGCTCGGGCGTGACGACGTCCATGATGACGCCGCCCTTGAGCATCTCGGCCATCCCGCGCTTGACCTTGGCGGTGCCGACGGCGCCGGCGCCCTCCGCGGTCGCGGCGCCCGGGGCGCTCTCGGCAGGGACGTTCTGGTCGGCCACGTTGGTCACCGGTACCTCACACCTTCAGGTCAGGGGAACGTCGCGCGCACGCGCGCGGACGCCGTCGAACAGGCTCGACGGCACATGCTCCCACGCGCTCCCATCCTATCGCCGGGGCGTCCACCCGACCGGGCCGCCGGGGCTCGCGCGGAGCGCGCTGACACCCGCCGGCACGGGGGGTCAGTCCGGCGTCGTGGCGGACGCGGCCGGGCGCACGAGGGCGTCGGGTGCGGCGTCGTCGAGCTCGACGGTCGCCGGCATCGGGGCGTGCCCGGCGAGGTGGAACAGGCGCACCCACCACTTGCGCCGCACCCGCTCGGCCTGCGCGACGGCCTCGTTGTGGAACCGCCGGGCGAGCTGCGCGCGGTACCAGGCCGCGGAGAGCGTGCCGAGGAGCTCGTCGCCGACGGGACCCGACCGGAGCTCGGCGACGTCGTCGGCGTCCTCGAGGGCCGAGCGCAGCGTGGCCGTGAGGTCGCTCTCGGCGAGGGCGCGGGACTCGGCCATGCCGCCGAGGAGGCGTCGGGGCCGGGGTCCCTCGCCGCCCGCCAGGCCGGGCACCTGGTCCGCGAGCCGGCGCGTGTCGTCGTCGTCGTCCAGGACGGCGTGCGCGGCCTCGGCGACGAGCATCGAGCTGGCCGGGTCGAGCTCGCCGGAGGCCGCCAGGTCGACGGCGGCCGAGGCACGCCGCACGAGCTGCGCGTCGAGCGCCAGGCGCGAGGCCATCACCTTGCGGTGGAGCCGGTCGAGCCGAGACGCGGCGACCCACAGGACCCACGCCACGAGCGCGGCGACCACGAGGACGAGGACGGTGATCTCGGACCAGGTCACGGGCGAGCCCCTTCGTCGTCGCGCGCCCGGCCCAGGAGGCGACCGCCCCGGCGCGAACGCGGGTCCTCGTGGACCGGGATGACCGCCTCGGACGCCGCGAGCACCGTCTCGTAGACGGCGAGCACCTGCGCGGTCACGGCGGACCAGTCGAAGCGCCGGACGAACTCGCTCGCCCGAGCGCGGTAGGCGTCGCGCCGCGGCGGGTCGGCGAGCACGTCGAGCACCGCGGCGGCGAGCGCGTCCGGGTCGCCCACCGCGAACAGCGCGCCCGCGGCGCCGTCGTCGAGCACGCGGCGGAACGCGCCGAGGTCGCTCGCGACGACGCACGCGCCGGCGCTCATCGCCTCGACGAGCACGATGCCGAAGCTCTCCCCGCCGGTCTGCGGCGCGATGTACAGGTCGACGGACGCGAGCATGCTCGCCTTGTCCTCGTCGCTCACGCCGCCGAGGAACTCGACGGACGCGGCGTGCGCCCCCAGCGCCTCGATCGCGGCCTCACGGCCGTCGTCGCCGCGTCCGGCGACGAGGAAGCGTGCGCCCGGGACCTTCTCGAGGATCGCCGGGATCGCCGCCGCGAGCACGGGCAGGCCCTTGCGCGGCTCGTCGAGGCGTCCGAGGAACCCGATGGTGGGCGCGTCGGGCGTCCCCTGCCACGCGGGGTTCGCGGTCGCGGACGCGAACGTGTCGACGTACACCCCGTTGGGGATGACGACGGCGTCCCCGCCGAGGTGGTCGACGAGCGTACGGCGCGCGTCCTCCGAGACCGCGATGCGGGCGTCGATCTTCTCCAGGCTCTGCCGGACGAGCGGGTAGGCGACCTGGAGGGCGCGCGAACGCACGATGGAGGTGTGGAACGTCCCGACGATCGGGCCCTGCGCGATCCACAGCGCGACCATGCTCAGCGACGGGTTCACCGGCTCGTGGATGTGGAGCACGTCGAAGCGGCCCGCCTCGAGCCAGCGGCGGACCCGGCCGGCGGTGCGCGGCCCGAACGTCACGCGCGCGACCGAGCCGTTGTACCGGACCGGGACCGCGCCTCCTGCGGGCGTCACGTACTCGGGGACCGGGGTGTCGTCGTCCGCGGGAGCGAGGACGGAGACCTCGTGACCCTGGGCCATGAGCGCCTCGGCGAGGTCGCGGACGTGGAACTGGACCCCGCCGGGCGCGTCGAAGGAGTAGGGGCACACGATCCCCACGCGCAGGCTCATGCGGCGCGCTCCGCGTCCTGCTCGCCCGCCGCGACCCGGGTCCGGGCGTACCGCTCGGGGTCGAGGTCGTCGACGAACACCTTCTGGAGCATGTGCCAGTCCTCGGGGTGCTCGCGGATCGCGACGCTCAGCGCGTCGACCCAGCCCTGGGTCGCGGCGGCCACCCGCTCGGCGCGGGGGACGTCCTGCGCGACCTCGACCCTCGGGAAGAAGCGGATGACGAGGCCCCAGGGCGACCGCGCGGCGCGTCGGCGCGCACCGTGGAGGCGCTCGTAGTAGATGCCCGCGGGGACGAGCGGCGTGCCGGTCGTCACGGCGAGCGCCGCGGGGCCGGCGGCGACGCGCGCGCGGTGGCCGAACAGGTCGACCTCGACGCCACGGTGGGTGAGGTCGCGGTCCGCGAGCAGCGGGATGATCCGTCCCGGCCTGCTCGCCCCGCGGACGAGGTCGCGGAAGACGTCGCCGTCGCCGAGGGCGAGGATCTCGAGGCCGATCGAGTTCCGGAACGCGAGGAACTCCTCGAACAGCTCCTCCGGCTCGAGCCGCTCCGCGACCGTGAGCACGGGCGCGATGTTCGGCGTCGCGTACGCACCCGCCAGGTCCCAGTTGCCCTGGTGGGACAGCGCGAGCACCGGGCTCCGGTCGCCGTCGAGGTGCGGCGCGAGGTTGTCGAGCCCGACCACCCGCACCCGGGCCCGGACGAGCTCGGGGCCCCAGGCGGGCAGCGTGAACGCCTCGCGGTAGTAGCGCATGTACGAGCGCATCCCGGCGCGCGAGAGCCGGCGCAGGGCCCGCGGCGCGAGCTCGGGGCGCACGCGCGCGAGGTTGCGCTCGAGCTGGCGCACTCCCCCGCCGCGCAGGAGCCACGTCACGTCGGCGATCGCGGTGAACAGCCCGCGCAGGACCGGTTCGGGGACCTTGCGCGCGTTGCGCCAGGCGAACGTGAACGCCTTGCCGGCGTCGAGGGCCATCAGCGACCGTCCTCCTTCTCCTCGGGGCGTGCGGCCACCAGCGCGAGGGCCTGGCGGCGCACGGTGGCGACCCGCTGCACGACGGTGACCGCGCTCGCGAGCGCGAGCAGCCCGAGGACGACGACGAGCACGACGGGCGGGACGCCCAGGCCCACGATGCCGGCGGCGACGAGCGCGGCGACGAGCCGGTCGGCACGCTCCGCGATCCCGACCTGTGCCGTCATGCCGACGCTCTCGGCCCGGGCACGGGCGTAGGGCACGACCGCGCCGAGCGCGAGGCACGCGAGCGCGACGCCGGTCCCCCAGGCAGCGAGGTCGGGGGTCAGGCGCGGGTCGTCCGCCCGGACGAACCACAGGGTGAGGCCGACGAACACGGCCGCGTCCGCGAGCCGGTCGAGCGTCGAGTCGAGGAACGCGCCCCACGGGCCGGACCGGCCCGCGCGGCGCGCCATGACGCCGTCGAGCACGTCGGCGAAGGCGCAGACCATGACGACCATCACCCCGGCGAAGAGGTGTCCGGTCGGGAAGAGCCAGAGGGCGCCGACGACGACGCCGAGGGTCCCGGCGACCGTCACCGCGTCCGGGCTCACGCCCAGGCGGAGCAGGAGCGCGGCGAGCGGCGTGAACAGACGGGTCGTGAGCGCGCGCAGGCGTCCGAACATCAGGCACCCTCCCCGTCCGCGGGGCCACCCGCTCCGCCCGGCCCCGCGAGGTCCGGCCAGGCGGCGGCGAGACGCGCCCGGGTGTCGCCGAGGAGCTCGGGCACGGCCTTGGTCTGCGCGACGATCGGCAGGAAGTTGGCGTCGCCCGCCCAGCGCGGCACCACGTGCTGGTGCAGGTGCGCGGCGATGCCGGCCCCGGCGACGGCGCCCTGGTTCATGCCCAGGTTGAACCCGTCCGGTCCCGACACCTCGCGCACGACGCGCATCGCGGTCTGCGTGAGGTGCGCGACCTCGACCGTCTCCGCCTCGGTGAGGTCCGTGTAGTCCGACACGTGGCGGTAGGGCACGACCATGAGGTGGCCGGGGTTGTACGGGTAGAGGTTGAGCACGACGTACGCGGTCTCGCCGCGCGCGACGATCAGCCCGTCCTCGTCGGAGCGGTCCGGGATGCGGCAGAACGGGCACTGCCCGCGAGAGTCGTCCGCCGGCTTGTCCTGCCCGCCGATGTACACCATGCGGTGCGGCGTCCAGAGCCGGTCCAGGCCGTCGTCGAACCGCGGGTGGGCGTCCGGCGTCTCGACCGTCGCGCCTGTGCCGGGGTCGGGGACGGCGCCCGGCGCGGCCTCCTCGGCCGCGCCGGGCGCCCCCGTGCGCTCGTCGCTCACGCGCCGTCAGACCTGGACGCGGTCGCGGACGGCGGCGACGATGCGCTCGACCGCCTCGGCGACGGGCACGCCGTTGTCCTGCCGGCCGTCGCGGTAGCGGAACGACACGGCGCCCGCCTCGGCGTCCTCGCCGCCCGCGATGAGGACGAACGGCACCTTGCGCGTGCTCGCGTTACGGATCTTCTTGCCGAAGCGGTCGTCGGAGTAGTCGACCTCCGCGCGGATGCCCTGGGCCCGGAGCTGCGCGACGACGTCGGCCACGTAGTCGTTGAACGGCTCCGCGACCGGGACGGCGACGACCTGGACGGGCGCGAGCCACGCCGGGAACGCGCCCGCGTAGTGCTCGACGAGGATGCCGAAGAACCGCTCGATCGAGCCGAACAGCGCGCGGTGGATCATGACCGGGCGCTGGCGCGTGCCGTCGGACGCCGTGTACTCGAGCTCGAACAGCTCCGGCTCGAAGAAGTCGAGCTGGATCGTCGAGAGCTGCCACGTGCGGCCGATCGCGTCCTTCGCCTGGACCGAGATCTTCGGGCCGTAGAACGCCGCACCGCCCGGGTCCGCGACGAGCTCGAGGCCTGACTCCGTGGCGACCTGGCGTAGGACCTCGGTCGCCTCCTCCCACGTCGCGTCGTCGCCCACCGACTTCTCCGGGTCGCGCGTCGACAGCTCCAGGTAGAAGTCGTCGAGCCCGTAGTCGCGCAGCAGGTCGAGCACGAACGACAGGAGCGAGCTCAGCTCGTCGCGCATCTGCTCGCGCGTCGTGTAGATGTGCGCGTCGTCCTGCGTGAAGCCGCGGGCCCGCGTGAGGCCGTGCACGACGCCCGACTTCTCGTAGCGGTACACCGTGCCGAACTCGAACAGGCGCAGCGGCAGCTCGCGGTACGACCGCCCGCGCGAGCGGTACACGAGGTTGTGCATCGGGCAGTTCATGGGCTTGAGGTAGTAGTCCTGGCCGGCGCGCTTGACGTTGCCCTCGTCGTCCAGCTCCTCGTCGAGGTGCATCGGCGGGTACATCCCGTCCGCGTACCAGTCGAGGTGGCGCGACGTCTGGAACAGGTTCGCCTTGGTGATGTGCGGCGTGCTGACGAACGAGTAGCCGGCCTCGACGTGCCGCTTGCGCGAGTACTCCTCCATCTCCATGCGGATCGTCGCGCCGTTGGGGTGGAACACCGGCAGGCCCGAGCCGATCTCCTCCGGGAAGGAGAACAGGTCGAGCTCGTTGCCGAGCCGGCGGTGGTCGCGCCGCTCCGCCTCCGCGAGTCGCTCGAGGTACGCCTTGAGCTCGTCCTTCGTCGGCCACGCCGTGCCGTAGATGCGCTGGAGCTGCGGGTTCTTCTCGCTGCCGCGCCAGTAGGCCGCGGCCGAGCGCATGAGCTGGTAGCCGTTGCCGATCAGGCGCGTGCTCGGCAGGTGCGGGCCGCGGCACAGGTCCTTCCAGACCACCGTCTCGCTCTCGCGCCCGGCGCCGCGCACGTTGTCGTAGATCGTCAGCTCGCCGCCACCGACCTCGACGCTCGCGCCCTCGGTGTCGTCCGCGGTGCCGGAGCCCTTGAGCCCGATGAGCTCCAGCTTGTACGGCTCGTGCGCGAGCTCTGCCCGCGCCTCGTCCTCGGTCACGACCCGGCGGCGGAAGGTCTGGCCCTCCTTGACGATCCGCGACATCGCCTTGTCGAGGGCCTTGAGGTCCTCCGGCGTGAACGGCGTCTCGACGTCGAAGTCGTAGTAGAAGCCGTCCGTGATCGGCGGGCCGATGCCCAGCTTCGCGTCCGGGTTGACCTGCTGGACCGCCTGGGCGAGCACGTGCGCCGCCGAGTGGCGCAGCACCGCGAGCCCGTCCGGCGAGTCGACGGTCACGCCCTCGACCACGTCGCCGTCGGCGACCGGCGTGTCGAGGTCCTTGAGGACGCCGTTGACGCGGATCACGACGACGTCGCGACGAGCGGCGAACAGGTCCGTCCCCGTCGTGCCCGTCGTCACCGTGGTCTCCTCGGCGTCGAGGGTGATGGTGAGGGGTGACGAGACGACGTCAGACACGTCCGTGCTCCGATCTGCTGGCGGGAGGCGCGCGGCGCGCGCCCGGTCGAGGTCCTGCGGCCGGCGGGCCCTGCCCGACAGCACGAAGGG includes the following:
- the ruvA gene encoding Holliday junction branch migration protein RuvA, translated to MIASLSGVVASVQLDRAVLEVGGVGYLVHATPATLAGLRVGEDARLATSLVVREDSFTLYGFADDDERTVFETVQTVSGVGPRLALAMLAVHTPDALRRAVGGGDIAALVRVPGIGTKGAQRIALELGDKLGPPTGADAPGAGAPATGTGPRPVDDRRDQVVEALVGLGWNLKAADDAVSTVLAEAGVDVVEAPDVAGALRAALRVLGGPRG
- the pdxS gene encoding pyridoxal 5'-phosphate synthase lyase subunit PdxS, with protein sequence MADQNVPAESAPGAATAEGAGAVGTAKVKRGMAEMLKGGVIMDVVTPEQAKIAEDAGAVAVMALERVPADIRAQGGVSRMSDPDMIDGIIEAVSIPVMAKARIGHFVEAQVLQSLGVDYVDESEVLTPADYTHHIDKWQFTVPFVCGATNLGEALRRIAEGAAMIRSKGEAGTGDVSNATTHMRTIRAEIRRLASLPEDELFVAAKELQAPYDLVQEVAATGKLPVVMFTAGGIATPADAAMMMQLGAEGVFVGSGIFKSGNPEQRAAAIVKATTFYDDPDVVAKVSRGLGEAMVGLNVDEPARSIQFAERGW
- a CDS encoding HIT domain-containing protein yields the protein MDRLWTPHRMVYIGGQDKPADDSRGQCPFCRIPDRSDEDGLIVARGETAYVVLNLYPYNPGHLMVVPYRHVSDYTDLTEAETVEVAHLTQTAMRVVREVSGPDGFNLGMNQGAVAGAGIAAHLHQHVVPRWAGDANFLPIVAQTKAVPELLGDTRARLAAAWPDLAGPGGAGGPADGEGA
- a CDS encoding YebC/PmpR family DNA-binding transcriptional regulator, yielding MSGHSKWATTKHKKAAIDAKRGKLFAKLIKNIEVAARTGGGDPAGNPTLFDAIQKAKKSSVPNDNIDRAVKRGSGTGADAVDYQTIMYEGYGPNGIAVLVECLTDNKNRAASEVRLAFSRNGGNLADPGSVSYLFSRKGLVVVPKADGVTEDDVMLAALEAGAEEVTDSGEVIEVLCEASDLVAVRTAIQEAGLEYDSADSIWHPSMEVEVDADGARKILRLIDALEDSDDVQNVYANFDASDEVMAELENDD
- the pgsA gene encoding phosphatidylinositol phosphate synthase, translating into MFGRLRALTTRLFTPLAALLLRLGVSPDAVTVAGTLGVVVGALWLFPTGHLFAGVMVVMVCAFADVLDGVMARRAGRSGPWGAFLDSTLDRLADAAVFVGLTLWFVRADDPRLTPDLAAWGTGVALACLALGAVVPYARARAESVGMTAQVGIAERADRLVAALVAAGIVGLGVPPVVLVVVLGLLALASAVTVVQRVATVRRQALALVAARPEEKEDGR
- a CDS encoding glycosyltransferase family 4 protein — encoded protein: MRVGIVCPYSFDAPGGVQFHVRDLAEALMAQGHEVSVLAPADDDTPVPEYVTPAGGAVPVRYNGSVARVTFGPRTAGRVRRWLEAGRFDVLHIHEPVNPSLSMVALWIAQGPIVGTFHTSIVRSRALQVAYPLVRQSLEKIDARIAVSEDARRTLVDHLGGDAVVIPNGVYVDTFASATANPAWQGTPDAPTIGFLGRLDEPRKGLPVLAAAIPAILEKVPGARFLVAGRGDDGREAAIEALGAHAASVEFLGGVSDEDKASMLASVDLYIAPQTGGESFGIVLVEAMSAGACVVASDLGAFRRVLDDGAAGALFAVGDPDALAAAVLDVLADPPRRDAYRARASEFVRRFDWSAVTAQVLAVYETVLAASEAVIPVHEDPRSRRGGRLLGRARDDEGARP
- the ruvC gene encoding crossover junction endodeoxyribonuclease RuvC, with protein sequence MRVLGVDPGLTRCGVGVVDSARGRRAELVAVGVIRTDPDLSVDLRLLRIAERLDAWFDEHVPDVVAVERVFAQHNVGTVMGTAQAAGLAMVGAAKRGVPVALHTPSEVKAAVTGSGRAGKEQVQRMVASILGLAEPPRPADAADALALAICHLWRPSGALQGGERHELTPAQRAWAAAEHAAKARRAPR
- a CDS encoding NUDIX domain-containing protein, producing the protein MAEAAGAPSSLGPDWVLGDDGLYFRRGARVLLLDDADRILLARGHDVDQPERSWWFTIGGGVDPGESDRDAALREVHEETGIRLDPDALVGPVYTRSAIFDFYRRHCRQDEVLYLARTDGTTARGELSRDGWTDVEHDVVDEMRWWSLDDLRGVEIEVFPEGLADLVAPLLRGWDGVTHHLGTARED
- a CDS encoding phosphatidylinositol mannoside acyltransferase; protein product: MALDAGKAFTFAWRNARKVPEPVLRGLFTAIADVTWLLRGGGVRQLERNLARVRPELAPRALRRLSRAGMRSYMRYYREAFTLPAWGPELVRARVRVVGLDNLAPHLDGDRSPVLALSHQGNWDLAGAYATPNIAPVLTVAERLEPEELFEEFLAFRNSIGLEILALGDGDVFRDLVRGASRPGRIIPLLADRDLTHRGVEVDLFGHRARVAAGPAALAVTTGTPLVPAGIYYERLHGARRRAARSPWGLVIRFFPRVEVAQDVPRAERVAAATQGWVDALSVAIREHPEDWHMLQKVFVDDLDPERYARTRVAAGEQDAERAA
- the pdxT gene encoding pyridoxal 5'-phosphate synthase glutaminase subunit PdxT; the protein is MTTTIGVLALQGDVREHRAALEAAGARTVGVRRPEELAAVDGLVLPGGESTTIEKLLRIFELDEPLRARIAEGLPVYGSCAGMILLADRILGGTADQRTIGGLDVTVRRNAFGRQVDSFETDLAFAGIAPQDGGRAGAEGAGTVHAVFIRAPWVEEVGPGVDVLARIPDHEAPGIPAAAAGRIVAVQQGSLLATSFHPEISGDARVHELFVRIAKG